The proteins below come from a single Zea mays cultivar B73 chromosome 8, Zm-B73-REFERENCE-NAM-5.0, whole genome shotgun sequence genomic window:
- the LOC100192867 gene encoding uncharacterized protein isoform X1: MRGEAGNDGGGGDTQLLDGATPRLGSPSSDDDGTQSEAYDWALYDETQPLDGAETQFVDQVEEEGVAGDWTETQLESGDEDGGSGNEDGGDDSDQVKTQQQVEDGERGNDGGGGDDNAGNWTKTQLDEVCEVYGANNFVGDMVEAQLVEESEEEDDDKDGLTDDGEHDLGEWGKTQLVEDSDEDIGDDELSDGTVVLSDNESLSEDERGTKSGTDKRDAKLGMEGSIEGLNGGIKKHDDNNNSVDSDASTDEEGDTSSVRTCGISEPRNSLSVNCMKQWKQKAWVNTIHPLPKIVDESTSCSTSVGWVDNDSHGYVQNHDQDGAKSRDKCSTAKKLFADTTVEDGENNSRCIAGLSYVGSQEPGDLSQANAFDVVDRLISINGGLSSQETTPNKLEIAKPCVSSKRGTLMLAEKVDLGRSSNGKAEIFKFVDSLEDEGGGDFFSKNKDILLLKPIGRGKPRSHFTGAKKSSPKLSRGENKTGEALNKRNSKLPGRLETIPLTYSRLFKSDVESKRPSENRTKKNLLKVLDDLSNDKSLEEQEKADVVLNDVGPDTQMAVEAMDALVQCSPAKSLSSEHQSVLNRDMIAEKSRIAKSHSKNGSPQRASNIQEGVTTRSKKGKVTDFSAKPQKERLRGSKMQQSSESIVKVKHKQTKSVPEKSKVSKKFISENKYHETPVAHRTRHCGRNDPSAFIELSNKHLRRGKKMTGDNSTIGQVQNNHIATESGLSYFEKESTEQTCTNNDQDLQQPRYGSTQRTSVNNVRNLEARRVESTTVVTCRDSPSHPKRQRTPTKMIQSTAPAAASHEIPSELARPCKKRRIFIRSVSDLLKYAKREPSHGKSASMLSSIIEKSLAAYPVLNSSIRDDRKTSDVISSAQRLKESSHIENTSKSPKTNPQVLDSAMKTPSKVVNELSPTFSPVNPSKGSSRSLLKASVARELLKLDPENVLSNQQKKDSRRGKDKANASILFSQHLDDDVIKRQKKILARLGVCEAFSMADATHFVADRFCRTKNMLQAITMGKPVVTSMWLENCAQAGCFIDERKYIMRDEKKEKEIGFSMLISLASACKHPLLLGKRVFVTSNVKPSQVVMTSLVKSSSGQPLERVGRSIMEGKGVPPDLLVISCEEDYEACAPLLEKGASVFSVELLLNGIVIQKLEYERHRLFMDRVKQTRSSRWLKDTVQGRFVPVPKRPRA, from the exons ATGCGCGGCGAGGCTGGCAATGACGGCGGTGGCGGGGATACCCAACTCCTGGACGGCGCCACACCTCGGTTAG GTTCTCCTTCGAGTGATGACGACGGAACACAGAGTGAGGCGTATGATTGGGCGCTGTACGACGAAACACAGCCTCTGGATGGTGCTGAGACCCAGTTTGTAGACCAGGTGGAGGAGGAGGGTGTGGCTGGCGATTGGACGGAGACACAGTTGGAGAGTGGCGACGAGGATGGTGGCAGTGGCAATGAGGATGGCGGCGATGACAGTGACCAAGTGAAGACACAACAACAGGTGGAAGATGGGGAACGGGGCAATGATGGTGGTGGTGGGGATGATAATGCTGGCAATTGGACTAAGACCCAGTTGGATGAAGTATGCGAGGTGTATGGAGCGAACAACTTTGTTGGAGACATGGTTGAGGCCCAGTTGGTTGAGGAAtctgaggaggaggatgatgacaAGGATGGATTAACTGATGATGGTGAGCATGATCTTGGTGAGTGGGGGAAGACCCAGTTGGTTGAAGACTCTGATGAAGACATAGGTGACGATGAGTTGAGTGATGGCACTGTTGTCCTAAGTGACAATGAGAGCTTGTCAGAAGATGAGAGGGGCACAAAGTCAGGAACGGATAAAAGGGATGCAAAGTTGGGAATGGAAGGAAGCATCGAGGGGTTAAATGGTGGGATTAAGAAGCATGATGATAACAATAATTCGGTAGATTCTGATGCATCAACAGATGAGGAGGGTGACACAAGTTCAG TAAGGACATGTGGAATTTCTGAACCTCGGAACTCTCTGTCTGTGAACTGTATGAAGCAATGGAAACAGAAGGCCTGGGTCAACACAATACATCCCCTGCCGAAAATTGTAGATGAATCTACTTCGTGTAGCACCTCCGTTGGTTGGGTTGATAACGACTCCCATGGTTATGTACAGAACCATGATCAAGACGGAGCAAAAAGCAGAGACAAGTGCTCAACAGCTAAAAAACTTTTTGCCGACACAACAGTGGAGGATGGTGAAAACAACAGCAGATGTATTGCTGGATTAAGCTATGTGGGATCACAAGAGCCTGGTGATCTGTCACAAGCAAATGCTTTTGATGTTGTGGACAGATTGATTTCAATCAATGGTGGATTATCATCTCAAGAAACGACCCCAAATAAATTGGAAATAGCAAAGCCATGTGTTTCAAGTAAGAGGGGAACTTTAATGTTGGCTGAGAAGGTCGACCTTGGTAGAAGTTCCAATGGGAAAGCAGAAATATTTAAATTTGTGGATAGCCTTGAGGATGAGGGAGGAGGTGACTTTTTCAGTAAAAACAAAGACATCTTGTTGCTGAAACCAATTGGTAGAGGAAAACCAAGGAGTCATTTTACAGGAGCAAAGAAATCTTCCCCAAAACTTTCACGGGGAGAAAATAAAACAGGGGAAGCGTTGAACAAAAGAAATTCCAAACTACCTGGGAGGTTGGAAACTATTCCTTTAACATATTCAAGACTATTCAAAAGTGATGTAGAGAGTAAGCGGCCTTCTGAAAACAGGACTAAGAAAAACCTTTTGAAGGTCTTAGATGATCTATCAAATGACAAATCATTGGAAGAACAGGAAAAGGCTGATGTAGTTTTGAATGATGTTGGTCCAGATACTCAAATGGCTGTTGAAGCAATGGATGCCCTGGTACAATGTTCACCTGCTAAAAGTTTATCTTCTGAACATCAATCTGTGCTCAATAGAGATATGATAGCTGAGAAGTCTAGAATAGCTAAAAGTCATTCGAAGAATGGTTCTCCTCAGAGAGCTAGCAACATACAGGAAGGTGTCACAACACGTTCTAAAAAAGGAAAAGTAACTGACTTCAGTGCCAAACCTCAGAAAGAAAGACTAAGAGGATCTAAGATGCAACAAAGTTCTGAGTCTATAGTAAAAGTGAAACATAAGCAAACAAAGTCTGTGCCAGAGAAGAGCAAAGTTTCAAAGAAATTTATCAGTGAAAATAAGTACCATGAGACACCTGTTGCTCACCGAACTAGGCATTGTGGTAGGAATGATCCTTCTGCATTTATCGAGTTATctaataaacacttgaggagaggTAAGAAAATGACAGGTGACAACTCCACTATTGGGCAAGTGCAAAATAACCACATTGCAACCGAATCTGGTTTGAGTTATTTTGAAAAAGAAAGCACAGAGCAGACTTGTACAAATAATGATCAAGATCTTCAGCAACCTAGGTATGGAAGCACACAACGGACAAGTGTAAATAATGTTCGAAACCTTGAAGCACGCAGAGTTGAATCAACAACTGTTGTTACATGCAGAGATTCCCCATCACATCCCAAACGGCAAAGAACACCTACAAAAATGATACAGTCAACTGCTCCAGCTGCTGCAAGTCATGAAATACCATCAGAATTGGCAAGACCATGCAAGAAAAGGCGGATTTTCATAAGAAGTGTTTCTGACCTGCTAAAGTATGCAAAGAGAGAACCTTCCCATGGGAAATCAGCTTCTATGCTATCCAGCATCATAGAAAAGTCATTAGCTGCTTATCCTGTACTTAATTCTTCTATAAGAGATGACAGGAAAACTTCTGATGTCATTAGCTCTGCACAGAGACTGAAGGAATCCTCCCATATTGAGAATACAAGCAAATCACCAAAAACGAATCCTCAGGTTCTGGACAGTGCTATGAAAACACCGTCAAAAGTGGTTAATGAATTGTCACCCACTTTTAGTCCTGTGAATCCATCAAAAGGCTCAAGTAGGAGCTTGTTAAAAGCTTCTGTTGCGAGAGAATTGCTGAAGCTAGATCCTGAAAATGTACTATCAAATCAGCAGAAAAAAGATTCCAGAAGAGGGAAGGATAAGGCCAATGCCAGTATTTTATTCAGCCAGCATTTGGATGACGATGTTATCAAGCGTCAGAAGAAG ATCTTGGCACGCTTAGGAGTTTGTGAAGCATTTTCGATGGCCGATGCAACACACTTTGTTGCAGATAGATTTTGCCGCACAAAGAATATGCTACAAGCAATAACTATGGGCAAGCCAGTAGTTACATCAATGTGGCTTGAAAATTGTGCACAAGCAGGCTGTTTTATTGATGAAAGGAAATATATTATGAGGgacgaaaaaaaggaaaaggagatAGGTTTCAGCATGCTTATATCACTGGCCTCAGCTTGCAAACaccctcttcttctg GGAAAAAGAGTCTTTGTAACATCAAATGTTAAACCAAGTCAAGTAGTGATGACTAGCTTGGTTAAGTCATCATCAGGGCAG CCGCTAGAGAGGGTAGGACGATCCATAATGGAGGGAAAGGGAGTGCCTCCTGACCTGCTGGTAATCTCGTGCGAAGAAGACTACGAAGCTTGTGCGCCACTACTCGAGAAAG GTGCTAGTGTTTTCAGCGTGGAGCTTCTACTGAACGGCATAGTCATCCAGAAACTGGAGTACGAGAG GCACCGCCTTTTCATGGACCGAGTCAAACAGACCCGCTCGTCGCGGTGGTTGAAGGACACCGTGCAAGGCCGGTTCGTCCCTGTACCCAAGCGTCCCCGGGCCTAG
- the LOC100192867 gene encoding uncharacterized protein LOC100192867, translating to MRGEAGNDGGGGDTQLLDGATPRLGSPSSDDDGTQSEAYDWALYDETQPLDGAETQFVDQVEEEGVAGDWTETQLESGDEDGGSGNEDGGDDSDQVKTQQQVEDGERGNDGGGGDDNAGNWTKTQLDEVCEVYGANNFVGDMVEAQLVEESEEEDDDKDGLTDDGEHDLGEWGKTQLVEDSDEDIGDDELSDGTVVLSDNESLSEDERGTKSGTDKRDAKLGMEGSIEGLNGGIKKHDDNNNSVDSDASTDEEGDTSSGHLQMKLPSVHVASVRTCGISEPRNSLSVNCMKQWKQKAWVNTIHPLPKIVDESTSCSTSVGWVDNDSHGYVQNHDQDGAKSRDKCSTAKKLFADTTVEDGENNSRCIAGLSYVGSQEPGDLSQANAFDVVDRLISINGGLSSQETTPNKLEIAKPCVSSKRGTLMLAEKVDLGRSSNGKAEIFKFVDSLEDEGGGDFFSKNKDILLLKPIGRGKPRSHFTGAKKSSPKLSRGENKTGEALNKRNSKLPGRLETIPLTYSRLFKSDVESKRPSENRTKKNLLKVLDDLSNDKSLEEQEKADVVLNDVGPDTQMAVEAMDALVQCSPAKSLSSEHQSVLNRDMIAEKSRIAKSHSKNGSPQRASNIQEGVTTRSKKGKVTDFSAKPQKERLRGSKMQQSSESIVKVKHKQTKSVPEKSKVSKKFISENKYHETPVAHRTRHCGRNDPSAFIELSNKHLRRGKKMTGDNSTIGQVQNNHIATESGLSYFEKESTEQTCTNNDQDLQQPRYGSTQRTSVNNVRNLEARRVESTTVVTCRDSPSHPKRQRTPTKMIQSTAPAAASHEIPSELARPCKKRRIFIRSVSDLLKYAKREPSHGKSASMLSSIIEKSLAAYPVLNSSIRDDRKTSDVISSAQRLKESSHIENTSKSPKTNPQVLDSAMKTPSKVVNELSPTFSPVNPSKGSSRSLLKASVARELLKLDPENVLSNQQKKDSRRGKDKANASILFSQHLDDDVIKRQKKILARLGVCEAFSMADATHFVADRFCRTKNMLQAITMGKPVVTSMWLENCAQAGCFIDERKYIMRDEKKEKEIGFSMLISLASACKHPLLLGKRVFVTSNVKPSQVVMTSLVKSSSGQPLERVGRSIMEGKGVPPDLLVISCEEDYEACAPLLEKGASVFSVELLLNGIVIQKLEYERHRLFMDRVKQTRSSRWLKDTVQGRFVPVPKRPRA from the exons ATGCGCGGCGAGGCTGGCAATGACGGCGGTGGCGGGGATACCCAACTCCTGGACGGCGCCACACCTCGGTTAG GTTCTCCTTCGAGTGATGACGACGGAACACAGAGTGAGGCGTATGATTGGGCGCTGTACGACGAAACACAGCCTCTGGATGGTGCTGAGACCCAGTTTGTAGACCAGGTGGAGGAGGAGGGTGTGGCTGGCGATTGGACGGAGACACAGTTGGAGAGTGGCGACGAGGATGGTGGCAGTGGCAATGAGGATGGCGGCGATGACAGTGACCAAGTGAAGACACAACAACAGGTGGAAGATGGGGAACGGGGCAATGATGGTGGTGGTGGGGATGATAATGCTGGCAATTGGACTAAGACCCAGTTGGATGAAGTATGCGAGGTGTATGGAGCGAACAACTTTGTTGGAGACATGGTTGAGGCCCAGTTGGTTGAGGAAtctgaggaggaggatgatgacaAGGATGGATTAACTGATGATGGTGAGCATGATCTTGGTGAGTGGGGGAAGACCCAGTTGGTTGAAGACTCTGATGAAGACATAGGTGACGATGAGTTGAGTGATGGCACTGTTGTCCTAAGTGACAATGAGAGCTTGTCAGAAGATGAGAGGGGCACAAAGTCAGGAACGGATAAAAGGGATGCAAAGTTGGGAATGGAAGGAAGCATCGAGGGGTTAAATGGTGGGATTAAGAAGCATGATGATAACAATAATTCGGTAGATTCTGATGCATCAACAGATGAGGAGGGTGACACAAGTTCAG GTCACCTTCAGATGAAATTACCTTCTGTTCATGTTGCATCAGTAAGGACATGTGGAATTTCTGAACCTCGGAACTCTCTGTCTGTGAACTGTATGAAGCAATGGAAACAGAAGGCCTGGGTCAACACAATACATCCCCTGCCGAAAATTGTAGATGAATCTACTTCGTGTAGCACCTCCGTTGGTTGGGTTGATAACGACTCCCATGGTTATGTACAGAACCATGATCAAGACGGAGCAAAAAGCAGAGACAAGTGCTCAACAGCTAAAAAACTTTTTGCCGACACAACAGTGGAGGATGGTGAAAACAACAGCAGATGTATTGCTGGATTAAGCTATGTGGGATCACAAGAGCCTGGTGATCTGTCACAAGCAAATGCTTTTGATGTTGTGGACAGATTGATTTCAATCAATGGTGGATTATCATCTCAAGAAACGACCCCAAATAAATTGGAAATAGCAAAGCCATGTGTTTCAAGTAAGAGGGGAACTTTAATGTTGGCTGAGAAGGTCGACCTTGGTAGAAGTTCCAATGGGAAAGCAGAAATATTTAAATTTGTGGATAGCCTTGAGGATGAGGGAGGAGGTGACTTTTTCAGTAAAAACAAAGACATCTTGTTGCTGAAACCAATTGGTAGAGGAAAACCAAGGAGTCATTTTACAGGAGCAAAGAAATCTTCCCCAAAACTTTCACGGGGAGAAAATAAAACAGGGGAAGCGTTGAACAAAAGAAATTCCAAACTACCTGGGAGGTTGGAAACTATTCCTTTAACATATTCAAGACTATTCAAAAGTGATGTAGAGAGTAAGCGGCCTTCTGAAAACAGGACTAAGAAAAACCTTTTGAAGGTCTTAGATGATCTATCAAATGACAAATCATTGGAAGAACAGGAAAAGGCTGATGTAGTTTTGAATGATGTTGGTCCAGATACTCAAATGGCTGTTGAAGCAATGGATGCCCTGGTACAATGTTCACCTGCTAAAAGTTTATCTTCTGAACATCAATCTGTGCTCAATAGAGATATGATAGCTGAGAAGTCTAGAATAGCTAAAAGTCATTCGAAGAATGGTTCTCCTCAGAGAGCTAGCAACATACAGGAAGGTGTCACAACACGTTCTAAAAAAGGAAAAGTAACTGACTTCAGTGCCAAACCTCAGAAAGAAAGACTAAGAGGATCTAAGATGCAACAAAGTTCTGAGTCTATAGTAAAAGTGAAACATAAGCAAACAAAGTCTGTGCCAGAGAAGAGCAAAGTTTCAAAGAAATTTATCAGTGAAAATAAGTACCATGAGACACCTGTTGCTCACCGAACTAGGCATTGTGGTAGGAATGATCCTTCTGCATTTATCGAGTTATctaataaacacttgaggagaggTAAGAAAATGACAGGTGACAACTCCACTATTGGGCAAGTGCAAAATAACCACATTGCAACCGAATCTGGTTTGAGTTATTTTGAAAAAGAAAGCACAGAGCAGACTTGTACAAATAATGATCAAGATCTTCAGCAACCTAGGTATGGAAGCACACAACGGACAAGTGTAAATAATGTTCGAAACCTTGAAGCACGCAGAGTTGAATCAACAACTGTTGTTACATGCAGAGATTCCCCATCACATCCCAAACGGCAAAGAACACCTACAAAAATGATACAGTCAACTGCTCCAGCTGCTGCAAGTCATGAAATACCATCAGAATTGGCAAGACCATGCAAGAAAAGGCGGATTTTCATAAGAAGTGTTTCTGACCTGCTAAAGTATGCAAAGAGAGAACCTTCCCATGGGAAATCAGCTTCTATGCTATCCAGCATCATAGAAAAGTCATTAGCTGCTTATCCTGTACTTAATTCTTCTATAAGAGATGACAGGAAAACTTCTGATGTCATTAGCTCTGCACAGAGACTGAAGGAATCCTCCCATATTGAGAATACAAGCAAATCACCAAAAACGAATCCTCAGGTTCTGGACAGTGCTATGAAAACACCGTCAAAAGTGGTTAATGAATTGTCACCCACTTTTAGTCCTGTGAATCCATCAAAAGGCTCAAGTAGGAGCTTGTTAAAAGCTTCTGTTGCGAGAGAATTGCTGAAGCTAGATCCTGAAAATGTACTATCAAATCAGCAGAAAAAAGATTCCAGAAGAGGGAAGGATAAGGCCAATGCCAGTATTTTATTCAGCCAGCATTTGGATGACGATGTTATCAAGCGTCAGAAGAAG ATCTTGGCACGCTTAGGAGTTTGTGAAGCATTTTCGATGGCCGATGCAACACACTTTGTTGCAGATAGATTTTGCCGCACAAAGAATATGCTACAAGCAATAACTATGGGCAAGCCAGTAGTTACATCAATGTGGCTTGAAAATTGTGCACAAGCAGGCTGTTTTATTGATGAAAGGAAATATATTATGAGGgacgaaaaaaaggaaaaggagatAGGTTTCAGCATGCTTATATCACTGGCCTCAGCTTGCAAACaccctcttcttctg GGAAAAAGAGTCTTTGTAACATCAAATGTTAAACCAAGTCAAGTAGTGATGACTAGCTTGGTTAAGTCATCATCAGGGCAG CCGCTAGAGAGGGTAGGACGATCCATAATGGAGGGAAAGGGAGTGCCTCCTGACCTGCTGGTAATCTCGTGCGAAGAAGACTACGAAGCTTGTGCGCCACTACTCGAGAAAG GTGCTAGTGTTTTCAGCGTGGAGCTTCTACTGAACGGCATAGTCATCCAGAAACTGGAGTACGAGAG GCACCGCCTTTTCATGGACCGAGTCAAACAGACCCGCTCGTCGCGGTGGTTGAAGGACACCGTGCAAGGCCGGTTCGTCCCTGTACCCAAGCGTCCCCGGGCCTAG